TTTTTTATTCCTTGAATTGAAAAGAGTCGagattaaattttatgaattgaGCTTTTGTGGTTGAAATTTTTGGTGGATAAAACATACTGTAATAGCTTGCGCAATTTAAAGATAATTGTTGTTGAAATGCCAATGTTCTGTTTTCAACATATAGACTGAAATCTAAATAACTAATCGAACACATAGTATGTGTCATATAAGTTAGGAGGTATCTTCCCCGCATAGTATATCGGTATCATTTTCCACAAATTGCCTGTGGAGTAATTTTAATCCAGGTCGATCATTCATATGCATCTTGAATCAAGCAGGGATTGAGAAGTGGCCAGGAAAGCAAATCCATAGCCACAACTACCGTGTTCCGGATCCATTTCGTGATCAGGTACATTCTGACCTGAGATTTCAAGTTCAAAGAATACAAGTTTGCCTAAAAGCATATTCTTTTAGCCAGTATAGGTCTTAGTAATTCTAGGTATTTATAATGGAGTATTTTGCAGATTGTAGTTGTGATCGGAGCTGGGCCAAGTGCTATGGATATATCAGGAGAAATTGCGGCAGTTGCCAAAGAAGTCCATATTTCAACAAGACCGTCTTCTCTCTTATCAAAATCGGtcatttttgaaaaattcaaGCAGCATTCTGAGGTAAGTATGTGTGTAAACACAGTAGAGCCGTGCATTGTGAGGTAATTCACCGAATATCCTgagaaaatagatatatttcacttttttttctttatagcTTCTGTCATCAGTCACCATCTCTTCTATTGCCCTCAGATGGGCGAACTAGGTCCCATGGAGTACCCTAAGATGTTAATTGTTAACCTTTTCTGTAGAAAtattttatggcaaaaaaacAGATATTTACACGCTAAATTGAGATTGAGAACACTCAAAGTCGTCCTATATATTTATAGTTTCAGTTTATTACATCTCCTGGTGACCTGGACGAACAATGTTTAATGATAACAGATAGACTATGTCGATGAAAGTGGTACAGTGGCTTTTGAGGATGGGTCTTCTGTTCAGGcagatataatatttcattgcaCTGGGTAATATATTTTCCAGAAACTAGATCGTTTCATCTGCATTTTGTTCTACTATGGCATCATCTAAATTAAGAAAACCTCACTGAACTTGTTGCATCATTGATCATTATATTGGACTTATACACGGCATTAGCATATGATAAATTATGCCTTTATGCATTTACAGGTACAAGTACAATTTTCCATTTCTTAAAACAAACAACATTGTCACTGTGGAGGATAACCGAGTTGGACCATTGTACAAACATGTGTTCCCTCCTGAGATTGCCCCTAGGCTATCCTTCATTGGAATTCCTAATGCTGTAAGATCTTATCATTACTTCTGTCATTAAAGAATTGAAACTTAGATGACATAAGAATAATCTAGTAACTGAGGCTAATTTTCCAAAAAGAGGCCATatctttaattcttgactctCCTTCTCCTAGTACTTCAGAAATAAGTCATCAGTTCTTGAATTTTAGCAAAATGCGAATTAGTTGCTTGATCAGTGATAGCATTCTGTTGTGGCATTGTTCACACATTATTGCGGAATAAGCTTAATTTACCAGTCCTGTATAGTGAAGAGGTGATTAGCTTTTCTAAGATTAACCGAGACCATTTATCACAGATAACTGTATTTCCAATGATGGAACTACAAGCCAAGTGGATATCGCTTGTTTTATCAGGCCAGGTGCTTCTGCCATCCAAAGAGTCAATGTTGGCAGATACTGAAGCTTATTACAAATCAATGGAGCAATTTGGCAGCCCAATTCGTTTCACCCATTTTCTTTTCCCGACTAAGGTCATTTCATTTCCCTCAATTGTGTTGAGTTTCGACATGTCTAAATGTTTGTTTGGCCGTTGTTGGATTGTTACTTGTTAGTTTGCTAGTGCTACATTTATATTCGCAAACAGAGACGTTCCAGGCTCATAAATTCATTGGCCATGTTTTCCGAATTTTGTAGTTTGAGTACCTAGACTGGTTAGCTGATCAAGCCGGAGCACCACGGATTGATGAACTGACAAGAAGAATATTTGCACAAGTTTTTACAAACATTTTCAGCTCTGAAGCTGATAAGTTCAGAGAATGGGATGTCGATAGCTGGATTGATACAGTCATGTAATTTTATGTCAAAAAGTCggtatttttaatattgttacttgtatgtaaaaaaaaatcatatttgtgACTTCATATGTCAATCACTTATGACACAGAACTGCATAAAATGTCTTCATTCATAATTAAATGCTGATTGTATATTGTATTAGTGCGGAATTAAgatatcatttttaatttcatGTTTGGTTGAGCATCTCATCCCCACTGGttaatttcaataacttataacttgAGATTTGAAGTATGGACATAGGATAGAAAAtctt
This genomic window from Daucus carota subsp. sativus chromosome 7, DH1 v3.0, whole genome shotgun sequence contains:
- the LOC108196941 gene encoding flavin-containing monooxygenase FMO GS-OX5 isoform X1 produces the protein MPSLNVAVIGAGVAGLLAGRELQRAGHRVTIFEKQNQLGGTWVYDPRIESDPVGLDPSREIIHCSLYSSLRTNFPRHLMGFSDFPFTKIYDDSRTFPSHEEVLKFLNDFALHFGVDKLIRLSAEIVGVELRNDEWILESRTGGLIREEVFDAVVVCNGQYTEPRVANFPGIEKWPGKQIHSHNYRVPDPFRDQIVVVIGAGPSAMDISGEIAAVAKEVHISTRPSSLLSKSVIFEKFKQHSEIDYVDESGTVAFEDGSSVQADIIFHCTGYKYNFPFLKTNNIVTVEDNRVGPLYKHVFPPEIAPRLSFIGIPNAITVFPMMELQAKWISLVLSGQVLLPSKESMLADTEAYYKSMEQFGSPIRFTHFLFPTKFEYLDWLADQAGAPRIDELTRRIFAQVFTNIFSSEADKFREWDVDSWIDTVM
- the LOC108196941 gene encoding flavin-containing monooxygenase FMO GS-OX-like 4 isoform X2, whose protein sequence is MPSLNVAVIGAGVAGLLAGRELQRAGHRVTIFEKQNQLGGTWVYDPRIESDPVGLDPSREIIHCSLYSSLRTNFPRHLMGFSDFPFTKIYDDSRTFPSHEEVLKFLNDFALHFGVDKLIRLSAEIVGVELRNDEWILESRTGGLIREEVFDAVVVCNGQYTEPRVANFPGIEKWPGKQIHSHNYRVPDPFRDQIVVVIGAGPSAMDISGEIAAVAKEVHISTRPSSLLSKSVIFEKFKQHSEITVFPMMELQAKWISLVLSGQVLLPSKESMLADTEAYYKSMEQFGSPIRFTHFLFPTKFEYLDWLADQAGAPRIDELTRRIFAQVFTNIFSSEADKFREWDVDSWIDTVM